A genomic region of Oncorhynchus mykiss isolate Arlee chromosome 4, USDA_OmykA_1.1, whole genome shotgun sequence contains the following coding sequences:
- the LOC110522383 gene encoding F-box only protein 30 isoform X2: MELQHTHCVTCLSQRCMTRPEPGISCDLVTCPLVCGAIFHICKGPEHRLLCPLERVPCLNSGFGCPATLVRTRIPAHLEVCPAGVVCCTMEWNRWPISCLDYTSYESLSWGVEETEQLDMALALQDQHTLIESLKVVAMAPTVERQPTVVAVESEKDTASDSAVLVVADPIAATSESPPPLTPQSPPPLTPQSPPPMTTHSQPPLTPPLGSAKDKIANGINGLNEERYSKLYEATVETARSLAAALDVLSSANNTSDNNTEQHINGGAVLEPQHSENSSDRNEELLLHNRLEVKGPVAEGVNLKECYGQLHQLHQATVQLRRSLVTALGDLGNTVKYTDPINGAPSHPQAEPNSSFHQLEDADSINVEMKDAEAGSSVGPLRVVSRTDSEVAMNVVADGNMQMELLGRASKSIEGMDGQSLCNGCLSGEGSQKRPQEQVLGSDSADQQQPGTSWSTSETVCLVKVQDDLNLSPVPQGSCVSQSQTQPQSHPDPPLAPPLHIHQGIAHRASHVVLEDRGLERKFQNHQLLRGLGQFALSNGRRVRVRFRPKMEDKAVDTSDLEQEDDPMGLGEIDLITAALLFCLEESRKCRRISETTYVDGFHVDFGTQTFTFPAAILVTSTRVGDVASAAACDHAPQLSYPSPFRTLRLDLVLEEVPQIRNMPCNRLQQMFSFVCGQLFRRDEYSSHFKNVHEDIHAGLNGWMEHRCPLAYYGCTYSQRRFCPSSQGSKVIHDRNLRSFGVQPSPVGGEPLGESQSDQFSGLPFEVLEHVARFLDGFSLCQLSVVSRTMRDVCASLLQSRGIVELRWERRQYPNGTFSWQIKDRVWRFSTAFSPVSEWRFAEVSSMSDHLRTCRYNTVERKMEAVPLPSMCTARDRSLLSILKLQEQHMT, from the exons ATGGAGCTGCAACATACCCACTGTGTGACCTGCCTGAGTCAGAGGTGCATGACCAGGCCTGAACCTGGTATCTCCTGTGACCTGGTCACCTGCCCCTTGGTCTGCGGGGCCATTTTCCACATCTGCAAAGGACCCGAGCACCGCCTCCTCTGCCCCCTGGAGAGGGTGCCCTGCCTGAACAGTGGCTTTGGCTGCCCTGCCACCCTGGTGCGGACCCGGATTCCCGCGCATCTGGAGGTGTGCCCAGCGGGCGTGGTGTGCTGCACCATGGAGTGGAACAGATGGCCGATCAGCTGCCTGGACTACACCTCATACGAGAGCCTGAGCTGGGGGGTGGAGGAGACAGAGCAGCTGGACATGGCGCTCGCCCTGCAGGACCAACACACACTGATCGAGTCCCTCAAGGTGGTCGCCATGGCGCCCACGGTTGAAAGACAGCCAACGGTTGTCGCCGTAGAGAGTGAGAAGGACACTGCTTCGGACTCAGCTGTGCTGGTGGTGGCCGACCCTATAGCTGCCACTTCTGAGTCACCACCACCATTGACGCCGCAGTCACCGCCACCATTGACGCCGCAGTCACCACCACCAATGACGACGCATTCACAACCACCATTGACACCACCGCTGGGCTCAGCAAAGGATAAAATTGCCAACGGAATAAACGGTTTGAACGAGGAGCGGTATAGCAAGCTGTACGAGGCCACAGTGGAGACGGCGAGGAGCCTTGCCGCCGCGTTGGACGTCCTCAGCAGCGCTAACAACACCTCTGATAACAACACAGAGCAACACATCAACGGAGGAGCAGTGCTGGAGCCTCAGCATAGCGAGAACAGCAGTGACAGGAATGAGGAGCTGCTGCTTCACAACAGACTGGAGGTCAAAGGTCCTGTAGCTGAGGGTGTGAATTTGAAGGAGTGCTATGGACAGCTGCACCAACTCCACCAGGCTACAGTCCAGCTAAGGAGGAGCCTGGTCACAGCCCTGGGTGACCTCGGCAACACAGTAAAATACACAGACCCAATCAATGGAGCCCCCTCTCACCCTCAGGCGGAACCTAACAGCAGCTTCCACCAATTGGAAGATGCAGACTCAATTAATGTTGAGATGAAAGATGCTGAGGCAGGATCATCAGTCGGACCGCTGAGAGTGGTCAGCAGAACCGACAGTGAGGTTGCCATGAATGTTGTTGCTGATGGCAACATGCAGATGGAGCTTTTAGGTAGGGCCTCAAAGAGTATTgaggggatggatggacagagCCTATGTAATGGTTGTTTGAGTGGTGAAGGCTCCCAGAAGAGGCCACAGGAGCAGGTCTTAGGTTCAGATTCAGCAGACCAGCAACAGCCTGGAACCAGTTGGTCCACCAGTGAAACAGTATGCCTAGTCAAGGTGCAAGATGACTTGAATCTGTCACCTGTGCCTCAAGGGtcctgtgtgtctcagtcacagACACAACCCCAGTCTCACCCAGACCCTCCACTAGCACCACCCCTGCATATCCACCAGGGTATTGCACACAGGGCCAGCCACGTGGTCCTAGAGGACAGAGGGCTGGAGAGGAAGTTCCAGAACCACCAGTTGCTCAGAGGCTTGGGCCAGTTTGCTCTGTCCAATGGACGAAGGGTCCGGGTTAGGTTTAGACCCAAAATGGAGGACAAGGCAGTGGATACATCAGACCTGGAGCAGGAGGACGACCCCATGGGCCTGGGGGAGATCGACCTGATCACAGCAGCCCTCCTCTTCTGCCTGGAGGAGTCTCGCAAGTGCCGCAGGATCTCTGAAACGACCTATGTAGACGGCTTCCACGTCGACTTCGGCACGCAGACCTTCACTTTCCCAGCGGCCATCTTGGTGACCAGCACAAGGGTGGGCGACGTAGCGTCTGCGGCTGCCTGCGACCACGCGCCCCAACTATCCTACCCCAGCCCCTTCCGCACCCTCCGCCTGGACCTGGTTCTAGAGGAGGTTCCACAGATCCGGAACATGCCATGTAATCGTCTCCAGCAAATGTTCTCCTTCGTTTGTGGCCAGCTGTTCCGCAGGGATGAGTACTCCTCCCACTTCAAGAACGTCCACGAGGACATCCACGCGGGCCTCAACGGTTGGATGGAGCACCGCTGTCCCCTGGCTTACTACGGCTGCACCTACTCCCAGCGCAGGTTCTGCCCCTCATCCCAGGGTTCAAAGGTCATCCATGACCGGAACCTTCGGTCATTTGGGGTGCAGCCAAGCCCCGTTGGGGGGGAACCATTGGGCGAGTCCCAATCAGACCAGTTCAGTGGGCTTCCCTTTGAGGTGCTGGAACATGTGGCCCGCTTCCTAGACGGCTTTAGCCTGTGCCAGCTGTCCGTGGTGTCGCGGACCATGAGGGACGTGTGTGCTAGCCTGCTGCAGTCCCGGGGGATAGTGGAACTACGGTGGGAGAGGAGGCAGTACCCAAACGGAACCTTCTCATGGCAGATCAAAGACAGG GTGTGGAGATTCAGCACTGCCTTCAGCCCCGTTAGTGAGTGGCGGTTCGCCGAAGTCTCCAGCATGTCCGACCATCTGAGGACGTGCCGCTACAACACCGTCGAGCGCAAGATGGAGGCTGTTCCACTGCCGTCCATGTGCACAGCCAGAGACcgatccctcctctccatcttgaAACTCCAGGAGCAACACATGACCTAA
- the LOC110522383 gene encoding F-box only protein 30 isoform X1, which translates to MFGVVSTATLNPTISMTKTPLPLFLKMELQHTHCVTCLSQRCMTRPEPGISCDLVTCPLVCGAIFHICKGPEHRLLCPLERVPCLNSGFGCPATLVRTRIPAHLEVCPAGVVCCTMEWNRWPISCLDYTSYESLSWGVEETEQLDMALALQDQHTLIESLKVVAMAPTVERQPTVVAVESEKDTASDSAVLVVADPIAATSESPPPLTPQSPPPLTPQSPPPMTTHSQPPLTPPLGSAKDKIANGINGLNEERYSKLYEATVETARSLAAALDVLSSANNTSDNNTEQHINGGAVLEPQHSENSSDRNEELLLHNRLEVKGPVAEGVNLKECYGQLHQLHQATVQLRRSLVTALGDLGNTVKYTDPINGAPSHPQAEPNSSFHQLEDADSINVEMKDAEAGSSVGPLRVVSRTDSEVAMNVVADGNMQMELLGRASKSIEGMDGQSLCNGCLSGEGSQKRPQEQVLGSDSADQQQPGTSWSTSETVCLVKVQDDLNLSPVPQGSCVSQSQTQPQSHPDPPLAPPLHIHQGIAHRASHVVLEDRGLERKFQNHQLLRGLGQFALSNGRRVRVRFRPKMEDKAVDTSDLEQEDDPMGLGEIDLITAALLFCLEESRKCRRISETTYVDGFHVDFGTQTFTFPAAILVTSTRVGDVASAAACDHAPQLSYPSPFRTLRLDLVLEEVPQIRNMPCNRLQQMFSFVCGQLFRRDEYSSHFKNVHEDIHAGLNGWMEHRCPLAYYGCTYSQRRFCPSSQGSKVIHDRNLRSFGVQPSPVGGEPLGESQSDQFSGLPFEVLEHVARFLDGFSLCQLSVVSRTMRDVCASLLQSRGIVELRWERRQYPNGTFSWQIKDRVWRFSTAFSPVSEWRFAEVSSMSDHLRTCRYNTVERKMEAVPLPSMCTARDRSLLSILKLQEQHMT; encoded by the exons ATGTTCGGAGTTGTCTCAACAGCTACACTGAATCCCACCATCAGCATGACCA AAACTCCACTCCCCCTCTTCTTAAAGATGGAGCTGCAACATACCCACTGTGTGACCTGCCTGAGTCAGAGGTGCATGACCAGGCCTGAACCTGGTATCTCCTGTGACCTGGTCACCTGCCCCTTGGTCTGCGGGGCCATTTTCCACATCTGCAAAGGACCCGAGCACCGCCTCCTCTGCCCCCTGGAGAGGGTGCCCTGCCTGAACAGTGGCTTTGGCTGCCCTGCCACCCTGGTGCGGACCCGGATTCCCGCGCATCTGGAGGTGTGCCCAGCGGGCGTGGTGTGCTGCACCATGGAGTGGAACAGATGGCCGATCAGCTGCCTGGACTACACCTCATACGAGAGCCTGAGCTGGGGGGTGGAGGAGACAGAGCAGCTGGACATGGCGCTCGCCCTGCAGGACCAACACACACTGATCGAGTCCCTCAAGGTGGTCGCCATGGCGCCCACGGTTGAAAGACAGCCAACGGTTGTCGCCGTAGAGAGTGAGAAGGACACTGCTTCGGACTCAGCTGTGCTGGTGGTGGCCGACCCTATAGCTGCCACTTCTGAGTCACCACCACCATTGACGCCGCAGTCACCGCCACCATTGACGCCGCAGTCACCACCACCAATGACGACGCATTCACAACCACCATTGACACCACCGCTGGGCTCAGCAAAGGATAAAATTGCCAACGGAATAAACGGTTTGAACGAGGAGCGGTATAGCAAGCTGTACGAGGCCACAGTGGAGACGGCGAGGAGCCTTGCCGCCGCGTTGGACGTCCTCAGCAGCGCTAACAACACCTCTGATAACAACACAGAGCAACACATCAACGGAGGAGCAGTGCTGGAGCCTCAGCATAGCGAGAACAGCAGTGACAGGAATGAGGAGCTGCTGCTTCACAACAGACTGGAGGTCAAAGGTCCTGTAGCTGAGGGTGTGAATTTGAAGGAGTGCTATGGACAGCTGCACCAACTCCACCAGGCTACAGTCCAGCTAAGGAGGAGCCTGGTCACAGCCCTGGGTGACCTCGGCAACACAGTAAAATACACAGACCCAATCAATGGAGCCCCCTCTCACCCTCAGGCGGAACCTAACAGCAGCTTCCACCAATTGGAAGATGCAGACTCAATTAATGTTGAGATGAAAGATGCTGAGGCAGGATCATCAGTCGGACCGCTGAGAGTGGTCAGCAGAACCGACAGTGAGGTTGCCATGAATGTTGTTGCTGATGGCAACATGCAGATGGAGCTTTTAGGTAGGGCCTCAAAGAGTATTgaggggatggatggacagagCCTATGTAATGGTTGTTTGAGTGGTGAAGGCTCCCAGAAGAGGCCACAGGAGCAGGTCTTAGGTTCAGATTCAGCAGACCAGCAACAGCCTGGAACCAGTTGGTCCACCAGTGAAACAGTATGCCTAGTCAAGGTGCAAGATGACTTGAATCTGTCACCTGTGCCTCAAGGGtcctgtgtgtctcagtcacagACACAACCCCAGTCTCACCCAGACCCTCCACTAGCACCACCCCTGCATATCCACCAGGGTATTGCACACAGGGCCAGCCACGTGGTCCTAGAGGACAGAGGGCTGGAGAGGAAGTTCCAGAACCACCAGTTGCTCAGAGGCTTGGGCCAGTTTGCTCTGTCCAATGGACGAAGGGTCCGGGTTAGGTTTAGACCCAAAATGGAGGACAAGGCAGTGGATACATCAGACCTGGAGCAGGAGGACGACCCCATGGGCCTGGGGGAGATCGACCTGATCACAGCAGCCCTCCTCTTCTGCCTGGAGGAGTCTCGCAAGTGCCGCAGGATCTCTGAAACGACCTATGTAGACGGCTTCCACGTCGACTTCGGCACGCAGACCTTCACTTTCCCAGCGGCCATCTTGGTGACCAGCACAAGGGTGGGCGACGTAGCGTCTGCGGCTGCCTGCGACCACGCGCCCCAACTATCCTACCCCAGCCCCTTCCGCACCCTCCGCCTGGACCTGGTTCTAGAGGAGGTTCCACAGATCCGGAACATGCCATGTAATCGTCTCCAGCAAATGTTCTCCTTCGTTTGTGGCCAGCTGTTCCGCAGGGATGAGTACTCCTCCCACTTCAAGAACGTCCACGAGGACATCCACGCGGGCCTCAACGGTTGGATGGAGCACCGCTGTCCCCTGGCTTACTACGGCTGCACCTACTCCCAGCGCAGGTTCTGCCCCTCATCCCAGGGTTCAAAGGTCATCCATGACCGGAACCTTCGGTCATTTGGGGTGCAGCCAAGCCCCGTTGGGGGGGAACCATTGGGCGAGTCCCAATCAGACCAGTTCAGTGGGCTTCCCTTTGAGGTGCTGGAACATGTGGCCCGCTTCCTAGACGGCTTTAGCCTGTGCCAGCTGTCCGTGGTGTCGCGGACCATGAGGGACGTGTGTGCTAGCCTGCTGCAGTCCCGGGGGATAGTGGAACTACGGTGGGAGAGGAGGCAGTACCCAAACGGAACCTTCTCATGGCAGATCAAAGACAGG GTGTGGAGATTCAGCACTGCCTTCAGCCCCGTTAGTGAGTGGCGGTTCGCCGAAGTCTCCAGCATGTCCGACCATCTGAGGACGTGCCGCTACAACACCGTCGAGCGCAAGATGGAGGCTGTTCCACTGCCGTCCATGTGCACAGCCAGAGACcgatccctcctctccatcttgaAACTCCAGGAGCAACACATGACCTAA